The proteins below come from a single Streptomyces sp. M92 genomic window:
- a CDS encoding ANTAR domain-containing protein, with translation MPRFPVGFELAEALTSAARQLHGTGSPDDTLSTAVQLAVRLLPGAEHAGISEIQRGRLRTLAWTDEAVRFDADSRQGSREPHPDWDRLWTTPVVRTDDSEADGEGNALRARGLRSALSLRLRADRRRLTVLTAYARKPQAFDEDAARVGRLFTAHVSLALDSATVRAQLTEAMRTRDLIGQATGILMERLDIDAAGAFDSLVKASQRENVKLRDLARRIVDANSGAGGRGVAER, from the coding sequence TTGCCGCGTTTTCCGGTGGGCTTCGAGCTGGCCGAGGCCCTGACGTCGGCGGCTCGGCAGCTGCATGGGACGGGCTCCCCGGACGACACCCTGAGCACCGCGGTCCAACTGGCCGTGCGCCTGCTGCCCGGCGCCGAGCACGCGGGCATCTCGGAGATCCAGCGCGGCCGGCTGCGCACCCTCGCCTGGACCGACGAGGCCGTACGCTTCGACGCCGACTCCCGGCAGGGGAGCCGCGAACCGCACCCGGACTGGGACCGCCTGTGGACCACCCCCGTGGTCCGGACGGACGACAGCGAGGCCGACGGCGAGGGGAACGCCCTCCGCGCCCGCGGCCTGCGTTCCGCCCTGTCGCTGCGGCTGCGCGCCGACCGGCGCCGCCTGACCGTGCTGACGGCCTACGCCCGCAAACCGCAGGCCTTCGACGAGGACGCCGCCCGCGTCGGCCGCCTGTTCACCGCGCACGTCTCCCTCGCCCTGGACTCGGCGACCGTGCGGGCACAGCTCACCGAGGCCATGCGCACCCGGGACCTGATCGGCCAGGCCACCGGCATCCTCATGGAGCGCCTGGACATCGACGCGGCCGGCGCCTTCGACTCCCTGGTGAAGGCCTCCCAGCGGGAGAACGTGAAACTGCGCGACCTCGCCCGCCGCATCGTCGACGCGAACAGCGGTGCGGGCGGCCGAGGCGTGGCGGAACGATGA
- a CDS encoding STAS domain-containing protein: MPLRPRPCDPCDPPGCAVLALPPDIDFCNGTGLLPLIMTAVEHHSAGLRVLVLDLTATRFMDSQGVRLLDEVRRRLPGRARLRVVAAPKGVPSRVLELSGLRRDVPVYDNLAEALRQESGAASGPGSGSAAQE, from the coding sequence GTGCCCTTACGCCCCCGCCCCTGCGACCCGTGTGATCCACCCGGCTGCGCCGTACTCGCGCTGCCCCCGGACATCGACTTCTGCAACGGCACGGGGCTGCTCCCCCTGATCATGACCGCCGTGGAACACCACTCGGCCGGCCTGCGCGTCCTCGTCCTGGACCTGACGGCGACCCGCTTCATGGACTCCCAGGGCGTACGCCTCCTCGACGAGGTGCGCCGCCGTCTGCCCGGCCGCGCCCGGCTGCGGGTGGTGGCCGCCCCGAAGGGCGTGCCGAGCCGGGTCCTGGAGCTGTCCGGGCTGCGCCGGGACGTGCCGGTGTACGACAACCTCGCGGAGGCGCTGCGCCAGGAGAGCGGTGCGGCGAGCGGGCCCGGAAGCGGGAGCGCGGCCCAGGAGTGA
- a CDS encoding PPOX class F420-dependent oxidoreductase produces the protein MAPNIATNTRVSLAELLDFVRPRHRAILLTRRSDGSPQGSPLTCGVDDSGRIVVSTYPERAKTRNAHRDPRVSVIVLSDEWNGPWVQVDGTAEVVDSPDSVEPLVEYYRNIAGEHPDWDEYRRAMVAQGKSLIRVTPEKWGPVATGGFPARLASDG, from the coding sequence ATGGCACCGAACATCGCGACGAACACCCGTGTCTCCCTGGCCGAGTTGCTGGACTTCGTACGCCCCCGGCACCGGGCGATCCTGCTGACCCGCCGGTCCGACGGCAGCCCGCAGGGGTCGCCGCTGACCTGCGGGGTCGACGACTCGGGCCGGATCGTGGTCTCCACGTACCCCGAGCGGGCCAAGACCCGCAACGCGCACCGCGATCCGCGGGTCAGCGTCATCGTGCTCAGCGACGAGTGGAACGGCCCCTGGGTCCAGGTCGACGGCACGGCGGAGGTCGTCGACAGCCCCGACTCGGTCGAGCCGCTCGTGGAGTACTACCGCAACATCGCCGGCGAGCACCCCGACTGGGACGAGTACCGGCGGGCCATGGTGGCGCAGGGCAAGTCGCTCATCCGGGTGACGCCGGAGAAGTGGGGGCCGGTGGCCACGGGGGGCTTCCCGGCGCGGCTGGCGTCGGACGGCTGA
- a CDS encoding TetR/AcrR family transcriptional regulator, with protein sequence MAKAGRGARASVWLVDEGRRGGRRGGQPSGLDRERITEATVRLLDAEGLARFSMRRLAAELNVTAMSVYWYVDTKDELLELALDAVFGELRRPGPEAEGDWREQLRALARENRSLLVRHPWMSQLTGTYLNIGPHSMEFSRAVQGVMRRSGLPAHRLTGGIAAVFQFVYGYGTIEGHLFARAADTGMSPDEYFQDSMSAVVESSDTAPDVVAESRAIMSARGGETVDEMLDRDFEFALDLLVAGIEAMVERG encoded by the coding sequence ATGGCGAAGGCGGGCCGGGGGGCGCGGGCCAGTGTGTGGCTGGTGGACGAGGGGCGGCGCGGGGGACGGCGTGGCGGTCAGCCGTCGGGGCTGGACCGGGAGCGGATCACCGAGGCCACGGTGCGGCTGCTGGACGCCGAGGGGCTGGCCAGGTTCTCCATGCGCCGCCTGGCCGCCGAGCTGAACGTCACCGCCATGTCCGTCTACTGGTACGTCGACACCAAGGACGAGCTGCTCGAACTCGCCCTGGACGCGGTCTTCGGCGAGCTGCGCCGCCCCGGCCCGGAGGCCGAGGGGGACTGGCGCGAGCAGTTGCGCGCACTGGCCCGGGAGAACCGGTCCCTGCTGGTGCGCCACCCGTGGATGTCCCAGCTGACCGGTACCTACCTCAACATCGGGCCGCACTCGATGGAGTTCTCCCGTGCGGTGCAGGGCGTGATGCGGCGCAGCGGACTGCCCGCCCACCGGCTGACCGGGGGGATCGCGGCCGTCTTCCAGTTCGTGTACGGCTACGGCACCATCGAGGGGCATCTCTTCGCCCGGGCGGCCGACACCGGGATGAGCCCGGACGAGTACTTCCAGGACTCCATGAGCGCGGTGGTCGAGTCGTCGGACACCGCCCCGGACGTCGTCGCGGAGTCCCGGGCCATCATGTCGGCCCGCGGCGGTGAGACGGTCGACGAGATGCTGGACCGGGACTTCGAGTTCGCGCTGGACCTGCTGGTGGCGGGCATCGAGGCGATGGTCGAACGGGGCTGA
- a CDS encoding MFS transporter gives MTAPSPEQEQGPGRAPTASPVQGHPQRWLILGVISLAQLTVVLDNTVLNVAIPSLTDELGAATSDIQWMINAYSLVQSGLLLTAGSAADRYGRKKMLTAGLALFGLGSLAAGLADSTGQLIAARAGMGVGGALLLTTTLAVVMQIFAPEEHPKAIGIWSAVSALGFACGPLIGGFVLDHFWWGAIFLINLPVVALGLVAVVTLVPESKNRQGDRPDLLGALLSTIGMAALVYAIISGPEHGWTSGRVLATAAVAVGVLALFAYWESRIPYPMLDLAFFRNQRFTGAVAGLMLITFGMGGALFLLTQHLQFVLGYDPLEAGLATAPLAATVVVLNFSGIAAKWLVKLGTPVAVMLSMVLMSAGLVAIATLTGAGYPGTLLGLLLIGVGCALGNPAMAHAIMSSIPPAKAGVGAGINGTLAEFGNGLGVAVLGAVLNSRFAALVPVAAASLPAALASAEGEAERERVVDAFSSGLESSQLVGAVAVLAGGAVASVLLSRAERADSETAGA, from the coding sequence ATGACAGCGCCCTCCCCCGAGCAGGAACAGGGTCCCGGCCGCGCGCCGACCGCGTCCCCCGTCCAGGGCCACCCGCAGCGCTGGCTGATCCTCGGTGTCATCAGCCTCGCCCAGCTGACGGTGGTGCTGGACAACACCGTGCTGAACGTGGCCATCCCCTCCCTCACCGACGAGCTGGGCGCGGCCACCTCCGACATCCAGTGGATGATCAACGCCTACTCGCTGGTGCAGTCCGGCCTGCTGCTCACCGCGGGCAGCGCCGCCGACCGCTACGGCCGCAAGAAGATGCTGACCGCGGGCCTGGCCCTGTTCGGACTGGGCTCACTGGCGGCGGGCCTCGCGGACAGCACCGGCCAGCTGATCGCGGCCCGCGCCGGGATGGGCGTCGGCGGCGCGCTGCTGCTGACCACCACCCTGGCCGTGGTCATGCAGATCTTCGCGCCCGAGGAGCACCCCAAGGCGATCGGCATCTGGAGCGCGGTGAGCGCGCTGGGCTTCGCCTGCGGGCCGCTGATCGGCGGTTTCGTGCTGGACCACTTCTGGTGGGGCGCGATCTTCCTGATCAACCTGCCGGTCGTGGCGCTGGGCCTGGTCGCGGTCGTGACCCTGGTGCCGGAGTCGAAGAACCGCCAGGGCGACCGCCCCGACCTGCTGGGCGCCCTGCTCTCCACGATCGGCATGGCCGCGCTGGTCTACGCGATCATCTCCGGCCCCGAGCACGGCTGGACCTCCGGCCGGGTACTGGCCACGGCGGCCGTCGCGGTCGGTGTGCTCGCGCTCTTCGCGTACTGGGAGAGCCGCATCCCGTATCCCATGCTCGACCTGGCCTTCTTCCGCAACCAGCGGTTCACGGGCGCGGTCGCCGGGCTGATGCTGATCACCTTCGGTATGGGCGGCGCGCTCTTCCTGCTCACCCAGCACCTGCAGTTCGTGCTCGGGTACGACCCGCTGGAGGCGGGGCTGGCGACCGCGCCGCTGGCGGCGACGGTGGTGGTCCTGAACTTCTCCGGCATCGCGGCCAAGTGGCTGGTCAAGCTCGGTACGCCGGTGGCGGTCATGCTGAGCATGGTGCTGATGTCGGCGGGCCTGGTGGCCATCGCCACGCTGACCGGCGCGGGCTATCCGGGCACGCTGCTGGGGCTGCTGCTGATCGGCGTGGGGTGCGCGCTCGGCAACCCGGCCATGGCGCACGCCATCATGAGCTCGATCCCGCCGGCCAAGGCGGGCGTCGGCGCGGGGATCAACGGGACGCTCGCGGAGTTCGGCAACGGGCTGGGCGTGGCCGTGCTGGGCGCGGTGCTGAACTCGCGGTTCGCGGCGCTGGTGCCGGTCGCGGCGGCGTCGTTGCCCGCGGCGCTGGCCTCGGCGGAGGGGGAGGCGGAGCGGGAGCGGGTCGTCGACGCGTTCTCCTCCGGGCTGGAGAGCAGTCAGTTGGTGGGGGCGGTGGCCGTGCTGGCCGGCGGGGCGGTGGCGTCGGTGTTGTTGAGCCGGGCGGAACGGGCAGACTCGGAGACTGCGGGCGCCTGA
- a CDS encoding ArnT family glycosyltransferase, whose translation MTTQHALRRVQRRVLRRGMWRGMWRGRPEDPRWVRPAFLGLLLATALLYLYNLSASGYANSFYSAAVQAGSQSWKAFFFGSLDAGNAITVDKPPAALWPMALAVRVFGLGSWSILVPEVLMGVATVAVVYAAVRRRFSPAAGLIAGTVLALTPVAALMFRFNNPDALLALLMSAACYLVVRALEDGRTKWLVWAGAAIGLAFLTKTLQAFLILPALALVHGVCAPVRPVKRLGQLALATLAVVVSGGWWVAVVELWPASSRPYVGGSQNNSFLELTFGYNGLGRLNGEETGSVGGGGGPGGGSGGQWGETGWDRMFNSEIGGQISWLLPAALILLAAALVALRRAGRTDAARASLLVWGGSLLTTMAVFSYMAGIFHQYYTVALAPYLAAVVGIGAATLWERRERAWASLALAAAATATAAWGYVLLDRTPDYLPWLKWPVLVGGLVAALGLVFAGRLGRRAALAAAGLGIVTSLAAPTAYTLSTVQEGHSGSIVTAGPSGASMMGAGGPPGGGRGGGGRGGEGFPDGGGFPGGGGFPGGAPGQNGRTPPNGRTAPGGQNGGQNGGEAGPGAGGGGGMGVGGLLNGAQVGTEAKELLETDADDYTWVAAAIGSQNAASHQLATGEPVMAIGGFNGTDPSPTLERFKEYVADGRIHYFIGGGTGGGMGGDSGSSSQIASWVEANFEEVTVGSATFYDLTRPTS comes from the coding sequence ATGACGACCCAGCACGCCCTGCGAAGAGTCCAGCGGAGGGTCCTGCGGCGCGGCATGTGGCGCGGCATGTGGCGGGGCCGTCCCGAGGACCCCCGATGGGTGCGCCCGGCCTTCCTCGGCCTGCTGCTCGCCACAGCGCTGCTGTACCTGTACAACCTGAGCGCCTCCGGCTACGCCAACTCCTTCTACTCGGCGGCCGTGCAGGCGGGCAGCCAGTCCTGGAAGGCGTTCTTCTTCGGCTCGCTCGACGCGGGCAACGCCATCACCGTCGACAAGCCCCCGGCCGCGCTGTGGCCGATGGCGCTGGCGGTCCGGGTCTTCGGGCTCGGCTCCTGGTCGATCCTCGTCCCCGAGGTGCTGATGGGCGTCGCGACGGTCGCCGTCGTGTATGCGGCCGTGCGCCGCCGGTTCAGCCCCGCGGCCGGGCTGATCGCCGGTACGGTGCTGGCCCTGACGCCCGTCGCCGCGCTGATGTTCCGCTTCAACAACCCGGACGCGCTCCTCGCGCTGCTGATGTCCGCGGCCTGCTACCTCGTCGTCCGCGCGCTGGAGGACGGCCGGACCAAGTGGCTGGTGTGGGCCGGCGCCGCGATCGGGCTCGCCTTCCTGACGAAGACCCTCCAGGCGTTCCTCATCCTGCCCGCCCTCGCCCTCGTCCACGGCGTCTGCGCGCCGGTGCGGCCGGTGAAGCGGCTCGGGCAGCTCGCGCTCGCCACCCTCGCCGTCGTCGTCTCCGGCGGCTGGTGGGTGGCGGTCGTGGAACTGTGGCCGGCGTCGTCCCGCCCGTACGTCGGCGGCTCGCAGAACAACAGTTTCCTGGAGCTGACCTTCGGCTACAACGGCCTGGGCCGGCTCAACGGGGAGGAGACGGGCAGCGTCGGCGGCGGCGGTGGCCCCGGCGGCGGCAGCGGCGGACAGTGGGGCGAGACCGGCTGGGACAGGATGTTCAACTCCGAGATCGGCGGCCAGATCTCCTGGCTGCTCCCGGCGGCCCTGATCCTGCTGGCCGCGGCGCTGGTCGCGCTGCGCCGCGCCGGCCGTACCGACGCCGCCCGGGCGTCCCTCCTGGTCTGGGGCGGCTCGCTGCTGACGACCATGGCCGTCTTCAGCTACATGGCGGGCATCTTCCACCAGTACTACACGGTCGCCCTCGCGCCGTACCTCGCCGCGGTGGTCGGCATCGGCGCGGCCACGCTGTGGGAGCGACGCGAGCGGGCCTGGGCGTCCCTCGCGCTGGCCGCCGCGGCCACGGCGACCGCGGCCTGGGGGTACGTGCTCCTCGACCGCACGCCCGACTACCTGCCCTGGCTGAAGTGGCCGGTCCTCGTCGGAGGCCTGGTCGCCGCGCTCGGGCTGGTCTTCGCCGGGCGGCTGGGGCGGCGGGCGGCGCTCGCGGCGGCGGGGCTGGGGATCGTGACGTCGCTGGCCGCGCCGACCGCGTACACGCTGAGCACCGTGCAGGAGGGGCACAGCGGCTCCATCGTCACGGCCGGACCGTCCGGCGCGAGCATGATGGGCGCCGGGGGGCCTCCGGGCGGTGGGCGGGGCGGCGGTGGTCGCGGTGGCGAGGGCTTCCCCGATGGCGGGGGCTTCCCGGGTGGCGGGGGCTTCCCGGGCGGCGCACCGGGCCAGAACGGCCGGACGCCCCCGAACGGTCGGACAGCCCCCGGCGGCCAGAACGGCGGCCAGAACGGCGGCGAGGCCGGCCCCGGCGCGGGTGGAGGTGGCGGCATGGGCGTGGGCGGCCTGCTCAACGGCGCCCAGGTCGGCACCGAGGCGAAGGAGCTGCTGGAGACCGATGCCGACGACTACACCTGGGTGGCCGCCGCGATCGGCTCCCAGAACGCGGCGAGCCACCAGCTCGCCACCGGAGAGCCCGTGATGGCGATCGGCGGCTTCAACGGCACGGACCCGTCGCCGACCCTCGAGCGGTTCAAGGAGTACGTCGCGGACGGCAGGATCCACTACTTCATCGGCGGCGGAACGGGAGGCGGCATGGGCGGCGACTCCGGCAGCTCGTCGCAGATCGCTTCCTGGGTCGAGGCCAACTTCGAGGAGGTCACCGTCGGTTCGGCCACCTTCTACGACCTGACCCGACCGACCTCCTGA
- a CDS encoding bifunctional glycosyltransferase family 2/GtrA family protein, with the protein MRTDTSPGSLPAREHLPAAGAGTPVLDVVVPVHNEEKDLRPCVLRLHDHLTRTFPYGFRITVADNASTDATAHMAAGLAAELPEVTSRRLEQKGRGRALRTVWSASDAPVLAYMDVDLSTDLNALLPLVAPLISGHSDLAIGSRLTPGSRVVRGAKREFVSRSYNLILRGSLQARFSDAQCGFKAIRRDVAQALLPLVEDTGWFFDTEMLVLAERAGCRIHEVPVDWVDDPDSTVRIVKTATDDLKGVWRVGKALATGSLPLDRLARPFGDDPRDRELAGVPRGLARQLVGFCVVGALSTLGYLLLYSGFRLFAGSQLANALALLVSAVANTAANRRLTFRVRGRGGAVRHQAQGLVVFGIGLVLTSGSLAALNAATADPGHSTELTVLIAANLAATVLRFLLFRAWVFADTAPPATGPGDGTDLGDAR; encoded by the coding sequence ATGCGAACCGACACCTCTCCCGGCTCCCTGCCGGCGCGGGAGCACCTCCCGGCCGCAGGAGCCGGTACGCCTGTCCTGGACGTGGTGGTCCCCGTCCACAACGAGGAGAAAGACCTCCGGCCGTGCGTCCTGAGACTGCACGACCACCTCACGCGGACCTTCCCGTACGGCTTCCGCATCACGGTCGCGGACAACGCCTCCACCGACGCCACCGCACACATGGCCGCCGGGCTCGCGGCGGAGCTGCCGGAGGTCACGTCCCGCCGCCTGGAGCAGAAGGGGCGGGGCCGGGCCCTGCGCACCGTCTGGTCGGCCTCGGACGCCCCCGTCCTCGCCTACATGGACGTCGACCTCTCCACCGACCTGAACGCCCTGCTGCCGCTGGTGGCGCCGCTGATCTCCGGCCACTCGGACCTGGCGATCGGCTCCCGCCTCACCCCCGGCTCACGCGTGGTGCGCGGCGCCAAACGGGAGTTCGTCTCCCGCTCCTACAACCTCATCCTGCGCGGCTCCCTCCAGGCCCGCTTCTCCGACGCCCAGTGCGGCTTCAAGGCGATCCGCCGGGACGTCGCCCAGGCGCTGCTGCCGCTGGTGGAGGACACCGGCTGGTTCTTCGACACCGAGATGCTGGTGCTCGCCGAACGCGCCGGGTGCCGCATCCACGAGGTGCCGGTCGACTGGGTCGACGACCCCGACTCGACCGTGCGCATCGTGAAGACGGCGACCGACGACCTCAAGGGCGTCTGGCGGGTCGGCAAGGCACTGGCCACCGGTTCGCTGCCGCTGGACCGGCTGGCGCGGCCGTTCGGCGACGACCCGCGCGACCGGGAACTGGCCGGCGTACCGCGGGGCCTGGCCCGGCAGCTCGTCGGCTTCTGCGTCGTCGGCGCCCTGTCCACCCTCGGCTACCTGCTGCTCTACAGCGGCTTCCGCCTCTTCGCCGGTTCGCAGCTCGCCAACGCGCTCGCCCTGCTGGTCTCGGCGGTCGCCAACACCGCCGCCAACCGGCGGCTGACCTTCCGTGTGCGGGGACGGGGCGGTGCCGTGCGGCACCAGGCGCAGGGACTGGTGGTGTTCGGCATCGGTCTCGTGCTGACCAGCGGTTCGCTCGCCGCCCTGAACGCGGCGACCGCCGACCCCGGCCACTCCACGGAACTGACGGTGCTGATCGCCGCCAACCTCGCGGCCACCGTGCTGCGCTTCCTGCTCTTCCGCGCCTGGGTGTTCGCCGACACGGCACCTCCGGCGACCGGGCCGGGGGACGGGACCGACTTGGGGGACGCACGATGA
- a CDS encoding HAMP domain-containing sensor histidine kinase has protein sequence MSGRRRPRPRTLRTRLVVASVALIAVVCAVIGTVTTVALRSHLYDQLDKQLDEVAMRVSGFGPPGGAGPGGLLPGADGPRRMDLDEFVTRGPQPLGTIVAEVRGGVVVDAKYGEKDDDSTDFSGIGPVALTEAERAALASAPRDGDKHTVEIGGLGDYRVEYRDGYYAAVPTSEVTGTVGTLVIVEASVTAAGLVAACLAGTVIVGVATRPLRRVAATATRVSELPLHAGEVNLDERVPESECDPHTEVGRVGAALNRMLDHVHGALHARQESETRVRQFVADASHELRTPLASIRGYAELTRRGGEQVGPDTRHALGRIESEAGRMTGLVEDLLLLARLDAGRPLEFGRTDLVPLVVDTVSDARAAGPDHTWRLDLPDEPAIVSADAARLQQVLVNLLANARSHTPPGTTVTARVRRAGAWLRADVEDNGPGIPAGLLPHVFERFARGDSARTRATGSTGLGLAIVQAVAAAHGGAVTVDSVPGRTVFTLRLPAPQDAPAHSQAQHSVTTRVRQGS, from the coding sequence GTGAGCGGACGGCGGCGACCGCGTCCGCGGACCCTGCGGACGCGGCTCGTCGTCGCGTCGGTGGCGCTGATCGCGGTGGTGTGCGCGGTGATCGGCACGGTGACGACGGTGGCGCTGCGGTCGCACCTGTACGACCAGCTGGACAAGCAGCTGGACGAGGTCGCGATGCGGGTGTCCGGCTTCGGGCCGCCCGGCGGGGCCGGACCCGGTGGCCTTCTGCCCGGCGCCGACGGCCCGCGGCGGATGGACCTGGACGAGTTCGTCACCCGCGGTCCGCAGCCGCTCGGCACGATCGTCGCCGAGGTCCGGGGCGGCGTCGTCGTCGACGCCAAGTACGGCGAGAAGGACGACGACAGCACCGACTTCAGCGGTATCGGCCCGGTCGCCCTCACCGAGGCGGAACGCGCCGCGCTGGCCTCCGCACCCCGGGACGGGGACAAACACACGGTCGAGATCGGCGGCCTCGGCGACTACCGCGTGGAGTACCGGGACGGCTACTACGCAGCCGTCCCCACCTCCGAGGTCACCGGCACCGTCGGCACTCTGGTCATCGTCGAGGCCAGCGTCACCGCCGCCGGTCTCGTCGCCGCCTGTCTCGCCGGCACCGTCATCGTCGGTGTCGCCACCCGCCCCCTGCGCAGGGTCGCCGCCACCGCCACCCGCGTCTCCGAACTCCCCCTGCACGCCGGTGAAGTGAACCTCGACGAACGCGTCCCGGAGTCCGAGTGCGACCCGCACACCGAGGTCGGCCGGGTCGGCGCCGCGCTCAACCGGATGCTGGACCACGTGCACGGGGCGCTGCACGCCCGCCAGGAGAGCGAGACGCGGGTACGGCAGTTCGTCGCCGACGCCAGTCACGAGCTGCGCACGCCGCTCGCCTCGATCCGCGGGTACGCCGAACTCACCCGCCGGGGAGGGGAACAGGTCGGCCCCGACACCCGGCACGCGCTGGGCCGCATCGAGTCCGAGGCCGGGCGGATGACCGGGCTGGTCGAGGACCTGCTCCTGCTCGCCCGCCTGGACGCCGGACGGCCGCTGGAGTTCGGGCGGACCGACCTCGTACCACTCGTCGTGGACACCGTCAGCGACGCCCGCGCGGCCGGGCCGGACCACACCTGGCGCCTCGACCTGCCCGACGAACCGGCGATCGTCTCGGCGGACGCCGCCCGGCTCCAGCAGGTGCTGGTCAACCTGCTGGCCAACGCCCGCAGCCACACCCCGCCCGGCACCACCGTCACCGCGCGCGTACGGCGCGCCGGGGCGTGGCTGCGCGCGGACGTGGAGGACAACGGGCCGGGCATCCCGGCAGGGCTGCTGCCGCACGTCTTCGAGCGGTTCGCGCGCGGCGACTCGGCCCGCACCCGCGCCACCGGGTCGACGGGCCTCGGGCTCGCCATCGTGCAGGCCGTGGCGGCCGCGCACGGCGGCGCCGTCACCGTCGACAGCGTGCCCGGACGCACCGTCTTCACCCTGCGCCTGCCGGCCCCGCAGGACGCGCCGGCGCACTCACAGGCACAGCACAGCGTCACCACACGGGTGCGACAGGGGAGTTGA
- a CDS encoding response regulator transcription factor, which produces MTTTSPQGRTELLRPDGSPVRVLVVDDELSITELLSMALRYEGWQIRSAGDGHGAVQAAREFRPDAVVLDMMLPDMDGLSALGRLRRDLPDVPVLFLTAKDAVEDRIAGLTAGGDDYVTKPFSLEEVVARLRGLIRRTGAADRRSESVLVVGDLTLDEDSHEVTRGGDGIHLTATEFELLRFLMRNPRRVLSKAQILDRVWSYDFGGQANVVELYISYLRRKIDAGREPMIHTRRGAGYLIKPAVS; this is translated from the coding sequence ATGACCACGACCTCGCCCCAGGGGCGCACCGAACTGCTGAGGCCGGACGGGAGCCCCGTCCGGGTGCTGGTGGTGGACGACGAGTTGTCCATCACCGAACTGCTCTCCATGGCCCTGCGCTACGAGGGCTGGCAGATCCGCAGCGCGGGCGACGGCCACGGCGCCGTCCAGGCCGCGCGCGAGTTCCGGCCCGACGCGGTGGTGCTGGACATGATGCTGCCCGACATGGACGGGCTGAGCGCGCTGGGGCGGCTGCGCCGCGACCTGCCGGACGTGCCGGTGCTGTTCCTGACCGCCAAGGACGCGGTCGAGGACCGTATCGCCGGGCTGACCGCGGGCGGGGACGACTACGTCACCAAGCCGTTCAGCCTGGAGGAGGTCGTCGCCCGGCTGCGCGGACTGATCCGGCGCACCGGTGCCGCCGACCGGCGCTCCGAGTCCGTACTGGTCGTCGGCGACCTCACCCTCGACGAGGACAGCCACGAGGTGACGCGGGGCGGCGACGGCATCCACCTCACCGCCACCGAGTTCGAGCTGCTGCGGTTCCTGATGCGCAACCCGAGGCGTGTGCTGAGCAAGGCGCAGATCCTGGACCGCGTGTGGTCGTACGACTTCGGCGGGCAGGCCAACGTCGTCGAGCTGTACATCTCCTACCTGCGCCGGAAGATCGACGCCGGGCGCGAACCGATGATCCACACCCGGCGCGGCGCCGGCTACCTGATCAAGCCCGCGGTGTCGTGA
- a CDS encoding amidohydrolase family protein, with amino-acid sequence MSDQEAGQVRRFWEGLGLPGLVDVHTHFMPERVLRKVWGYFDSLGPLTGGVEWPITYRREEDERTALLREFGVRSFTAMLYPHKAGMARWLNGWAVDFARRTPDCLHTSTLFPEPGVEAYVREAVEAGARVFKAHVQVGAYDPADELLDGAWGLLADAGVPVVIHCGSGPAPGKHTGPEPIARVLARHPRLRLVVAHMGMPEYEDFLDLAERYGEVRLDTTMAFTDFSERLAPFPRRALPRLAGLGDRVLLGTDFPNIPYPYLHQLRALERLELGDAWLRNVCHDNGARLFELPGH; translated from the coding sequence ATGAGCGATCAGGAGGCCGGACAGGTCCGCCGGTTCTGGGAGGGGCTCGGGCTGCCCGGGCTGGTCGACGTGCACACGCACTTCATGCCCGAGCGCGTGCTGCGCAAGGTGTGGGGCTACTTCGACTCCCTCGGGCCGCTGACCGGCGGTGTCGAGTGGCCGATCACCTACCGGAGGGAGGAGGACGAACGGACGGCACTGTTGCGGGAGTTCGGTGTGCGCTCCTTCACCGCCATGCTGTACCCGCACAAAGCGGGCATGGCCCGGTGGCTGAACGGCTGGGCGGTGGACTTCGCCCGCCGGACCCCTGACTGCCTGCACACCTCCACCCTCTTCCCCGAGCCCGGTGTCGAGGCGTACGTCCGCGAGGCGGTCGAGGCGGGGGCGCGGGTCTTCAAGGCGCACGTCCAGGTCGGTGCCTACGACCCGGCCGACGAGCTGCTCGACGGCGCGTGGGGGCTGCTCGCCGATGCGGGGGTGCCCGTCGTGATCCACTGCGGGTCCGGGCCGGCGCCCGGCAAGCACACCGGGCCCGAGCCGATCGCCCGCGTACTGGCCCGCCACCCCCGGCTGCGGCTGGTGGTCGCGCACATGGGGATGCCCGAGTACGAGGACTTCCTGGACCTGGCCGAGCGGTACGGCGAGGTGCGGCTGGACACCACCATGGCGTTCACCGACTTCAGCGAGCGGCTCGCCCCCTTCCCCCGGCGGGCGCTGCCCCGGCTGGCCGGCCTCGGCGACCGCGTCCTGCTCGGGACGGACTTCCCCAACATCCCCTACCCCTATCTGCACCAGCTGCGCGCGCTGGAGCGGCTGGAGCTCGGTGACGCGTGGCTGCGGAACGTGTGCCACGACAACGGGGCCCGGCTGTTCGAGCTGCCCGGGCACTGA